The Castor canadensis chromosome 8, mCasCan1.hap1v2, whole genome shotgun sequence genome contains a region encoding:
- the LOC109693083 gene encoding C-Jun-amino-terminal kinase-interacting protein 2 isoform X1, producing MPNEHLLVSDRKYGAVGTIPAQTSAQLQNQTLEQTAGGLSAPTDWSAQNPPSQEGIPHQVRVGVTISRPAFPGKMADRAEMFSLSTFHSLSPPGCRPPQDISLEEFDDEDLSEITDDCGLGLSYDSDHCEKDTLSLGRSEQPHPICSFQDDFQEFEMIDDNEEEEEDEDEEEEEEDEEEGDGEGKEGEGPHTEAPAGKPLIPSPSLEEPHKHRPTTLHLTTLGAQDSLNNNGDFAPEPTASWQETVLCSPAQEPLRELPGPLQPMEEGPREAQSLVCPGCDCEGNRPPDPPVPGGVSPSSDPGIEADLRSRSSGGHGGRRSSQELSSPGSDSEDAGGARLGRMISSISETELELSSDGGSSSSGRSSHLTNSIEEASSPASEPEPEPPHEPPRRPAFLPVGPDDTNSEYESGSESEPDLSEEADSPWLLSNLVSRMISEGSSPIRCPGQCLSPAPRLPGEPASQAGVATEDSQDPAAAAGPGVELVDMETLCGPPPPAPAAPRLGSAQPGPCLFLSNPTRDTITPLWAAPGRATRSGSACSAACSEEEEDDEEDEEDAEDSVAPPRSRGTGPTAPMDASLVYDAVKYTLVVDEHTQLELVSLRRCAGLGNDSEDDSSGEASEEEAGAALLGGDQVLEDASPDSPDLTFSKKFLNVFVNSTSRSSSTESFGLFSCLVNGEEREQTHRAVFRFIPRHPDELELDVDDPVLVEAEEDDFWFRGFNMRTGERGVFPAFYAHAVPGPAKDLLGSKRSPCWVDRFDVQFLGSVEVPCHQGNGILCAAMQKIATARKLTVHLRPPASCDLEISLRGVKLSLSGGGPEFQRCSHFFQMKNISFCGCHPRNSCYFGFITKHPLLSRFACHVFVSQESMRPVAQSVGRAFLEYYQEHLAFACPTEDIYLE from the exons CCGGCCGGCCTTTCCCGGGAAGATGGCGGATCGCGCGGAGATGTTTTCTCTCTCCACCTTCCACTCGCTGTCGCCGCCGGGCTGCAG GCCTCCGCAGGACATAAGCTTGGAAGAATTTGATGATGAAGACCTGTCTGAGATCACTGATGACTGTGGCCTGGGCCTCAGCTACGACTCAGACCACTgcgagaag GACACTCTTTCCCTGGGGCGCTCGGAGCAGCCGCATCCCATCTGCTCCTTCCAGGATGacttccaggagtttgagatgataGATGacaatgaagaagaggaagaggacgaggatgaagaggaggaggaagaagatgaggaggagggagatggggaaggaaaggagggagaaggaccTCACACAGAGGCACCTGCTGGAAAGCCCCTtatcccctccccttctctggaGGAGCCCCACAAACACCGACCCACCACCCTCCACCTGACTACACTGGGAGCCCAG GACTCCCTGAACAACAATGGAGACTTTGCTCCGGAGCCCACAGCCTCCTGGCAGGAGACAGTGCTGTGTTCACCAGCCCAGGAGCCCCTCAGAG AGCTCCCAGGCCCCCTCCAACCCATGGAAGAGGGGCCCAGAGAAGCACAGTCTCTGGTGTGCCCAGGTTGCGACTGTGAAGGCAACCGACCCCCAGATCCCCCAGTGCCAGGTGGGGTATCACCCTCCTCTGATCCTGGCATTGAGGCTGACCTGAGAAGCCGCTCAAGTGGGGGCCATGGGGGTCGGCGCAGCAGCCAGGAGCTGTCATCGCCAGGGTCGGACTCAGAGGATGCCGGTGGCGCACGCCTGGGCCGAATGATCTCCTCCATCTCGGAAACTGAGCTGGAGCTGAGTAGCGACGGTGGTAGCAGCAGCAGCGGTCGCTCCTCACACCTCACTAACTCCATTGAGGAAGCCTCATCTCCAGCCTCGGAGCCAGAGCCCGAGCCTCCCCATGAACCCCCGCGTCGCCCTGCTTTCCTTCCTGTGGGCCCTGATGACACCAACAGCGAGTATGAGTCAGGCTCCGAGTCTGAGCCCGACCTCAGCGAGGAGGCCGACTCGCCTTGGCTGCTCAGCAACCTGGTGAGCCGCATGATCTCTGAGGGCTCCTCGCCCATCCGCTGCCCTGGCCAGTGCCTGTCTCCGGCGCCACGCTTGCCGGGGGAGCCTGCATCACAGGCTGGCGTGGCCACAGAGGACTCCCAAGACCCTGCGGCAGCAGCGGGTCCTGGTGTGGAGTTGGTGGACATGGAGACGCTGTGTGGGCCGCCACCGCCGGCCCCCGCAGCGCCTCGGCTGGGCTCTGCACAGCCTGGGCCCTGCCTTTTTCTCAGCAACCCCACCCGAGACACCATCACTCCGCTGTGGGCCGCACCTGGCCGCGCTACCCGCTCTGGCAGCGCCTGCTCTGCCGCCTGctcggaggaggaggaggacgacgaggaggatgaggaggatgcCGAGGACAGCGTTGCCCCACCCAGGAGCAGGGGTACGGGCCCCACTGCCCCGATGGACGCCTCGCTGGTATATGACGCAGTGAAGTACACGCTGGTGGTGGATGAGCACACACAACTGGAGCTGGTGAGCCTGCGGCGCTGTGCAGGCCTAGGCAACGACAGTGAAGACGACAGCAGTGGAGAGGCCAGTGAGGAAGAGGCAGGGGCTGCACTGCTAGGTGGCGATCAGGTCCTGGAGGATGCCTCTCCCGACAGTCCCGACCTCACTTTCTCCAAGAAGTTCCTCAATGTGTTTGTCAATAGCACATCTCGATCCTCCA GCACCGAGTCCTTTGGCCTTTTTTCCTGTCTGGTcaatggggaggagagagagcagaCCCACCGTGCTGTCTTCAG GTTCATCCCTCGCCATCCTGATGAGCTAGAGCTAGATGTGGATGACCCCGTGTTGGTGGAGGCTGAAGAAGATGACTTCTGGTTCCGAGGCTTCAACATGCGCACTGGCGAGCGTGGCGTGTTTCCCGCCTTCTATGCCCATGCTGTGCCTGGCCCTGCCAAGGACCTGCTGG GGAGCAAGCGGAGCCCTTGCTGGGTAGATCGCTTTGACGTGCAGTTCTTAGGCTCTGTGGAGGTGCCGTGTCACCAGGGGAACGGCATCCTGTGTGCAGCCATGCAGAAG ATTGCCACTGCCCGGAAACTGACTGTCCATCTGCGTCCTCCTGCCTCCTGTGACCTGGAGATCTCTCTGCGGGGGGTCAAGCTGAGTCTGAGTGGAGGAGGGCccgag TTCCAGCGCTGCAGCCACTTCTTCCAGATGAAGAACATTTCATTCTGTGGCTGTCATCCCCGTAACAGCTG CTATTTTGGCTTTATCACTAAACACCCGCTGCTGAGCCGCTTTGCCTGCCATGTCTTTGTGTCCCAGGAGTCCATGAGACCAGTGGCACAGAGTGTGGG CCGCGCCTTCCTGGAGTATTACCAGGAGCACCTGGCATTTGCCTGCCCCACAGAGGACATCTATCTGGAGTAG
- the LOC109693083 gene encoding C-Jun-amino-terminal kinase-interacting protein 2 isoform X2, whose amino-acid sequence MADRAEMFSLSTFHSLSPPGCRPPQDISLEEFDDEDLSEITDDCGLGLSYDSDHCEKDTLSLGRSEQPHPICSFQDDFQEFEMIDDNEEEEEDEDEEEEEEDEEEGDGEGKEGEGPHTEAPAGKPLIPSPSLEEPHKHRPTTLHLTTLGAQDSLNNNGDFAPEPTASWQETVLCSPAQEPLRELPGPLQPMEEGPREAQSLVCPGCDCEGNRPPDPPVPGGVSPSSDPGIEADLRSRSSGGHGGRRSSQELSSPGSDSEDAGGARLGRMISSISETELELSSDGGSSSSGRSSHLTNSIEEASSPASEPEPEPPHEPPRRPAFLPVGPDDTNSEYESGSESEPDLSEEADSPWLLSNLVSRMISEGSSPIRCPGQCLSPAPRLPGEPASQAGVATEDSQDPAAAAGPGVELVDMETLCGPPPPAPAAPRLGSAQPGPCLFLSNPTRDTITPLWAAPGRATRSGSACSAACSEEEEDDEEDEEDAEDSVAPPRSRGTGPTAPMDASLVYDAVKYTLVVDEHTQLELVSLRRCAGLGNDSEDDSSGEASEEEAGAALLGGDQVLEDASPDSPDLTFSKKFLNVFVNSTSRSSSTESFGLFSCLVNGEEREQTHRAVFRFIPRHPDELELDVDDPVLVEAEEDDFWFRGFNMRTGERGVFPAFYAHAVPGPAKDLLGSKRSPCWVDRFDVQFLGSVEVPCHQGNGILCAAMQKIATARKLTVHLRPPASCDLEISLRGVKLSLSGGGPEFQRCSHFFQMKNISFCGCHPRNSCYFGFITKHPLLSRFACHVFVSQESMRPVAQSVGRAFLEYYQEHLAFACPTEDIYLE is encoded by the exons ATGGCGGATCGCGCGGAGATGTTTTCTCTCTCCACCTTCCACTCGCTGTCGCCGCCGGGCTGCAG GCCTCCGCAGGACATAAGCTTGGAAGAATTTGATGATGAAGACCTGTCTGAGATCACTGATGACTGTGGCCTGGGCCTCAGCTACGACTCAGACCACTgcgagaag GACACTCTTTCCCTGGGGCGCTCGGAGCAGCCGCATCCCATCTGCTCCTTCCAGGATGacttccaggagtttgagatgataGATGacaatgaagaagaggaagaggacgaggatgaagaggaggaggaagaagatgaggaggagggagatggggaaggaaaggagggagaaggaccTCACACAGAGGCACCTGCTGGAAAGCCCCTtatcccctccccttctctggaGGAGCCCCACAAACACCGACCCACCACCCTCCACCTGACTACACTGGGAGCCCAG GACTCCCTGAACAACAATGGAGACTTTGCTCCGGAGCCCACAGCCTCCTGGCAGGAGACAGTGCTGTGTTCACCAGCCCAGGAGCCCCTCAGAG AGCTCCCAGGCCCCCTCCAACCCATGGAAGAGGGGCCCAGAGAAGCACAGTCTCTGGTGTGCCCAGGTTGCGACTGTGAAGGCAACCGACCCCCAGATCCCCCAGTGCCAGGTGGGGTATCACCCTCCTCTGATCCTGGCATTGAGGCTGACCTGAGAAGCCGCTCAAGTGGGGGCCATGGGGGTCGGCGCAGCAGCCAGGAGCTGTCATCGCCAGGGTCGGACTCAGAGGATGCCGGTGGCGCACGCCTGGGCCGAATGATCTCCTCCATCTCGGAAACTGAGCTGGAGCTGAGTAGCGACGGTGGTAGCAGCAGCAGCGGTCGCTCCTCACACCTCACTAACTCCATTGAGGAAGCCTCATCTCCAGCCTCGGAGCCAGAGCCCGAGCCTCCCCATGAACCCCCGCGTCGCCCTGCTTTCCTTCCTGTGGGCCCTGATGACACCAACAGCGAGTATGAGTCAGGCTCCGAGTCTGAGCCCGACCTCAGCGAGGAGGCCGACTCGCCTTGGCTGCTCAGCAACCTGGTGAGCCGCATGATCTCTGAGGGCTCCTCGCCCATCCGCTGCCCTGGCCAGTGCCTGTCTCCGGCGCCACGCTTGCCGGGGGAGCCTGCATCACAGGCTGGCGTGGCCACAGAGGACTCCCAAGACCCTGCGGCAGCAGCGGGTCCTGGTGTGGAGTTGGTGGACATGGAGACGCTGTGTGGGCCGCCACCGCCGGCCCCCGCAGCGCCTCGGCTGGGCTCTGCACAGCCTGGGCCCTGCCTTTTTCTCAGCAACCCCACCCGAGACACCATCACTCCGCTGTGGGCCGCACCTGGCCGCGCTACCCGCTCTGGCAGCGCCTGCTCTGCCGCCTGctcggaggaggaggaggacgacgaggaggatgaggaggatgcCGAGGACAGCGTTGCCCCACCCAGGAGCAGGGGTACGGGCCCCACTGCCCCGATGGACGCCTCGCTGGTATATGACGCAGTGAAGTACACGCTGGTGGTGGATGAGCACACACAACTGGAGCTGGTGAGCCTGCGGCGCTGTGCAGGCCTAGGCAACGACAGTGAAGACGACAGCAGTGGAGAGGCCAGTGAGGAAGAGGCAGGGGCTGCACTGCTAGGTGGCGATCAGGTCCTGGAGGATGCCTCTCCCGACAGTCCCGACCTCACTTTCTCCAAGAAGTTCCTCAATGTGTTTGTCAATAGCACATCTCGATCCTCCA GCACCGAGTCCTTTGGCCTTTTTTCCTGTCTGGTcaatggggaggagagagagcagaCCCACCGTGCTGTCTTCAG GTTCATCCCTCGCCATCCTGATGAGCTAGAGCTAGATGTGGATGACCCCGTGTTGGTGGAGGCTGAAGAAGATGACTTCTGGTTCCGAGGCTTCAACATGCGCACTGGCGAGCGTGGCGTGTTTCCCGCCTTCTATGCCCATGCTGTGCCTGGCCCTGCCAAGGACCTGCTGG GGAGCAAGCGGAGCCCTTGCTGGGTAGATCGCTTTGACGTGCAGTTCTTAGGCTCTGTGGAGGTGCCGTGTCACCAGGGGAACGGCATCCTGTGTGCAGCCATGCAGAAG ATTGCCACTGCCCGGAAACTGACTGTCCATCTGCGTCCTCCTGCCTCCTGTGACCTGGAGATCTCTCTGCGGGGGGTCAAGCTGAGTCTGAGTGGAGGAGGGCccgag TTCCAGCGCTGCAGCCACTTCTTCCAGATGAAGAACATTTCATTCTGTGGCTGTCATCCCCGTAACAGCTG CTATTTTGGCTTTATCACTAAACACCCGCTGCTGAGCCGCTTTGCCTGCCATGTCTTTGTGTCCCAGGAGTCCATGAGACCAGTGGCACAGAGTGTGGG CCGCGCCTTCCTGGAGTATTACCAGGAGCACCTGGCATTTGCCTGCCCCACAGAGGACATCTATCTGGAGTAG
- the LOC109693083 gene encoding C-Jun-amino-terminal kinase-interacting protein 2 isoform X3 — MAWTPPGPTPSGAQLPSGGLGSFRPRSTSLPAGQRFPDTLSLGRSEQPHPICSFQDDFQEFEMIDDNEEEEEDEDEEEEEEDEEEGDGEGKEGEGPHTEAPAGKPLIPSPSLEEPHKHRPTTLHLTTLGAQDSLNNNGDFAPEPTASWQETVLCSPAQEPLRELPGPLQPMEEGPREAQSLVCPGCDCEGNRPPDPPVPGGVSPSSDPGIEADLRSRSSGGHGGRRSSQELSSPGSDSEDAGGARLGRMISSISETELELSSDGGSSSSGRSSHLTNSIEEASSPASEPEPEPPHEPPRRPAFLPVGPDDTNSEYESGSESEPDLSEEADSPWLLSNLVSRMISEGSSPIRCPGQCLSPAPRLPGEPASQAGVATEDSQDPAAAAGPGVELVDMETLCGPPPPAPAAPRLGSAQPGPCLFLSNPTRDTITPLWAAPGRATRSGSACSAACSEEEEDDEEDEEDAEDSVAPPRSRGTGPTAPMDASLVYDAVKYTLVVDEHTQLELVSLRRCAGLGNDSEDDSSGEASEEEAGAALLGGDQVLEDASPDSPDLTFSKKFLNVFVNSTSRSSSTESFGLFSCLVNGEEREQTHRAVFRFIPRHPDELELDVDDPVLVEAEEDDFWFRGFNMRTGERGVFPAFYAHAVPGPAKDLLGSKRSPCWVDRFDVQFLGSVEVPCHQGNGILCAAMQKIATARKLTVHLRPPASCDLEISLRGVKLSLSGGGPEFQRCSHFFQMKNISFCGCHPRNSCYFGFITKHPLLSRFACHVFVSQESMRPVAQSVGRAFLEYYQEHLAFACPTEDIYLE; from the exons GACACTCTTTCCCTGGGGCGCTCGGAGCAGCCGCATCCCATCTGCTCCTTCCAGGATGacttccaggagtttgagatgataGATGacaatgaagaagaggaagaggacgaggatgaagaggaggaggaagaagatgaggaggagggagatggggaaggaaaggagggagaaggaccTCACACAGAGGCACCTGCTGGAAAGCCCCTtatcccctccccttctctggaGGAGCCCCACAAACACCGACCCACCACCCTCCACCTGACTACACTGGGAGCCCAG GACTCCCTGAACAACAATGGAGACTTTGCTCCGGAGCCCACAGCCTCCTGGCAGGAGACAGTGCTGTGTTCACCAGCCCAGGAGCCCCTCAGAG AGCTCCCAGGCCCCCTCCAACCCATGGAAGAGGGGCCCAGAGAAGCACAGTCTCTGGTGTGCCCAGGTTGCGACTGTGAAGGCAACCGACCCCCAGATCCCCCAGTGCCAGGTGGGGTATCACCCTCCTCTGATCCTGGCATTGAGGCTGACCTGAGAAGCCGCTCAAGTGGGGGCCATGGGGGTCGGCGCAGCAGCCAGGAGCTGTCATCGCCAGGGTCGGACTCAGAGGATGCCGGTGGCGCACGCCTGGGCCGAATGATCTCCTCCATCTCGGAAACTGAGCTGGAGCTGAGTAGCGACGGTGGTAGCAGCAGCAGCGGTCGCTCCTCACACCTCACTAACTCCATTGAGGAAGCCTCATCTCCAGCCTCGGAGCCAGAGCCCGAGCCTCCCCATGAACCCCCGCGTCGCCCTGCTTTCCTTCCTGTGGGCCCTGATGACACCAACAGCGAGTATGAGTCAGGCTCCGAGTCTGAGCCCGACCTCAGCGAGGAGGCCGACTCGCCTTGGCTGCTCAGCAACCTGGTGAGCCGCATGATCTCTGAGGGCTCCTCGCCCATCCGCTGCCCTGGCCAGTGCCTGTCTCCGGCGCCACGCTTGCCGGGGGAGCCTGCATCACAGGCTGGCGTGGCCACAGAGGACTCCCAAGACCCTGCGGCAGCAGCGGGTCCTGGTGTGGAGTTGGTGGACATGGAGACGCTGTGTGGGCCGCCACCGCCGGCCCCCGCAGCGCCTCGGCTGGGCTCTGCACAGCCTGGGCCCTGCCTTTTTCTCAGCAACCCCACCCGAGACACCATCACTCCGCTGTGGGCCGCACCTGGCCGCGCTACCCGCTCTGGCAGCGCCTGCTCTGCCGCCTGctcggaggaggaggaggacgacgaggaggatgaggaggatgcCGAGGACAGCGTTGCCCCACCCAGGAGCAGGGGTACGGGCCCCACTGCCCCGATGGACGCCTCGCTGGTATATGACGCAGTGAAGTACACGCTGGTGGTGGATGAGCACACACAACTGGAGCTGGTGAGCCTGCGGCGCTGTGCAGGCCTAGGCAACGACAGTGAAGACGACAGCAGTGGAGAGGCCAGTGAGGAAGAGGCAGGGGCTGCACTGCTAGGTGGCGATCAGGTCCTGGAGGATGCCTCTCCCGACAGTCCCGACCTCACTTTCTCCAAGAAGTTCCTCAATGTGTTTGTCAATAGCACATCTCGATCCTCCA GCACCGAGTCCTTTGGCCTTTTTTCCTGTCTGGTcaatggggaggagagagagcagaCCCACCGTGCTGTCTTCAG GTTCATCCCTCGCCATCCTGATGAGCTAGAGCTAGATGTGGATGACCCCGTGTTGGTGGAGGCTGAAGAAGATGACTTCTGGTTCCGAGGCTTCAACATGCGCACTGGCGAGCGTGGCGTGTTTCCCGCCTTCTATGCCCATGCTGTGCCTGGCCCTGCCAAGGACCTGCTGG GGAGCAAGCGGAGCCCTTGCTGGGTAGATCGCTTTGACGTGCAGTTCTTAGGCTCTGTGGAGGTGCCGTGTCACCAGGGGAACGGCATCCTGTGTGCAGCCATGCAGAAG ATTGCCACTGCCCGGAAACTGACTGTCCATCTGCGTCCTCCTGCCTCCTGTGACCTGGAGATCTCTCTGCGGGGGGTCAAGCTGAGTCTGAGTGGAGGAGGGCccgag TTCCAGCGCTGCAGCCACTTCTTCCAGATGAAGAACATTTCATTCTGTGGCTGTCATCCCCGTAACAGCTG CTATTTTGGCTTTATCACTAAACACCCGCTGCTGAGCCGCTTTGCCTGCCATGTCTTTGTGTCCCAGGAGTCCATGAGACCAGTGGCACAGAGTGTGGG CCGCGCCTTCCTGGAGTATTACCAGGAGCACCTGGCATTTGCCTGCCCCACAGAGGACATCTATCTGGAGTAG
- the Arsa gene encoding arylsulfatase A isoform X1: MGALWALSLALASGLATARPPNIILIFADDLGYGDLSSYGHPSSTTPNLDHLAAGGMRFTDFYVPVSLCTPSRAALLTGRLPVRMGMYPGVLRPSSRGGLPLEEVTLAEVLAAHGYLTGMAGKWHLGVGPEGAFLPPHQGFHRFLGIPYSHDQGPCQNLTCFPPATPCDGGCDQDLVPIPLLANLTVEAQPPWLPGLESRYVAFSRDLMADAQIQGRPFFLYFASHHTHYPQFSGRSFTGRSGRGPFGDSLMELDAAVGALMTTVEDLGLLEETLVIFTADNGPETMRMSSGGCSGLLRCGKGTTFEGGVREPALAFWPGHIAPGVTHELASSLDLFPTLASLTGAPLPNITLDGVDLSPLFLGIGKSPRRSLFFYPAYPDEVYGVFAVRSGKYKAHFFTQGSAHSDTTPDAACHATSPLTAHEPPLLYDLSKDPGENYNLLGNVDEATPEVLQVMKHLQLLKAEYDAAMTFGPSQIARGEDPTLQICCQPSCTPHPTCCYCPDLGQA, encoded by the exons ATGGGGGCACTCTGGGCACTCTCTCTGGCCTTGGCTTCAGGCCTGGCCACTGCCAGACCACCTAACATTATTCTGATCTTTGCTGATGACCTCGGCTATGGAGACCTGAGTTCCTATGGGCACCCTAGTTCCACCACCCCCAATCTGGACCACCTGGCTGCAGGGGGGATGCGGTTCACAGACTTCTATGTTCCTGTGTCTCTGTGTACACCCTCCCG GGCTGCCCTCCTGACTGGCCGGCTCCCTGTTCGGATGGGCATGTACCCTGGAGTCCTAAGGCCCAGCTCCCGGGGGGGCCTGCCCCTAGAGGAGGTGACCCTGGCTGAGGTCCTTGCTGCCCACGGTTACCTTACAGGGATGGCTGGCAAGTGGCACCTTGGGGTGGGGCCAGAGGGGGCCTTCCTGCCCCCGCATCAGGGCTTCCATCGATTCCTGGGCATCCCATATTCCCACGATCAG GGCCCCTGCCAGAACCTGACTTGCTTCCCGCCGGCTACCCCTTGCGATGGTGGCTGTGACCAGGACCTAGTTCCCATCCCACTGTTGGCCAACCTAACTGTGGAGGCTCAACCCCCCTGGCTGCCTGGACTAGAGTCCCGCTATGTGGCTTTCTCTCGAGATCTCATGGCTGACGCCCAGATCCAGGGTCGCCCATTCTTCCTGTACTTCGCTTCCCAC CATACCCACTACCCTCAGTTCAGTGGGCGCAGCTTCACAGGGCGCTCAGGCCGCGGGCCATTTGGAGACTCCTTGATGGAGCTGGATGCAGCTGTGGGGGCCCTGATGACCACTGTGGAAGACCTGGGGCTGCTTGAGGAGACACTGGTCATCTTCACTGCAGACAACGG ACCAGAGACGATGCGCATGTCCAGTGGCGGCTGCTCTGGCCTCCTGAGATGTGGAAAGGGAACAACCTTCGAGGGTGGTGTTCGAGAGCCTGCCTTGGCCTTCTGGCCAGGCCACATTGCTCCTG GTGTGACCCACGAGCTGGCCAGCTCCCTGGACCTGTTTCCCACCCTGGCATCCCTGACTGGAGCCCCACTGCCCAATATCACCTTGGATGGCGTTGACCTTAGCCCTCTGTTTCTGGGCATAGGCAAG AGCCCTCGGCGATCTCTCTTCTTCTATCCGGCCTACCCAGACGAGGTCTATGGGGTCTTTGCTGTGCGGAGTGGGAAGTACAAAGCTCACTTCTTCACCCAGG GCTCTGCCCACAGCGACACCACCCCGGATGCTGCctgccatgccaccagccctctGACTGCTCATGAGCCCCCACTGCTCTATGACCTGTCTAAGGATCCTGGTGAGAACTACAACCTTCTGGGGAATGTGGATGAAGCCACCCCAGAAGTCCTACAAGTGATGAAGCACCTCCAGCTGCTCAAGGCTGAGTATGATGCAGCCATGACCTTTGGTCCCAGCCAGATAGCCCGTGGTGAGGACCCCACCCTGCAGATCTGCTGCCAGCCCAGCTGTACCCCCCACCCAACCTGCTGCTACTGCCCAGACCTTGGCCAGGCCTGA
- the Arsa gene encoding arylsulfatase A isoform X2 codes for MGALWALSLALASGLATARPPNIILIFADDLGYGDLSSYGHPSSTTPNLDHLAAGGMRFTDFYVPVSLCTPSRAALLTGRLPVRMGMYPGVLRPSSRGGLPLEEVTLAEVLAAHGYLTGMAGKWHLGVGPEGAFLPPHQGFHRFLGIPYSHDQGPCQNLTCFPPATPCDGGCDQDLVPIPLLANLTVEAQPPWLPGLESRYVAFSRDLMADAQIQGRPFFLYFASHHTHYPQFSGRSFTGRSGRGPFGDSLMELDAAVGALMTTVEDLGLLEETLVIFTADNGPETMRMSSGGCSGLLRCGKGTTFEGGVREPALAFWPGHIAPGVTHELASSLDLFPTLASLTGAPLPNITLDGVDLSPLFLGIGKSPRRSLFFYPAYPDEVYGVFAVRSGKYKAHFFTQATPPRMLPAMPPAL; via the exons ATGGGGGCACTCTGGGCACTCTCTCTGGCCTTGGCTTCAGGCCTGGCCACTGCCAGACCACCTAACATTATTCTGATCTTTGCTGATGACCTCGGCTATGGAGACCTGAGTTCCTATGGGCACCCTAGTTCCACCACCCCCAATCTGGACCACCTGGCTGCAGGGGGGATGCGGTTCACAGACTTCTATGTTCCTGTGTCTCTGTGTACACCCTCCCG GGCTGCCCTCCTGACTGGCCGGCTCCCTGTTCGGATGGGCATGTACCCTGGAGTCCTAAGGCCCAGCTCCCGGGGGGGCCTGCCCCTAGAGGAGGTGACCCTGGCTGAGGTCCTTGCTGCCCACGGTTACCTTACAGGGATGGCTGGCAAGTGGCACCTTGGGGTGGGGCCAGAGGGGGCCTTCCTGCCCCCGCATCAGGGCTTCCATCGATTCCTGGGCATCCCATATTCCCACGATCAG GGCCCCTGCCAGAACCTGACTTGCTTCCCGCCGGCTACCCCTTGCGATGGTGGCTGTGACCAGGACCTAGTTCCCATCCCACTGTTGGCCAACCTAACTGTGGAGGCTCAACCCCCCTGGCTGCCTGGACTAGAGTCCCGCTATGTGGCTTTCTCTCGAGATCTCATGGCTGACGCCCAGATCCAGGGTCGCCCATTCTTCCTGTACTTCGCTTCCCAC CATACCCACTACCCTCAGTTCAGTGGGCGCAGCTTCACAGGGCGCTCAGGCCGCGGGCCATTTGGAGACTCCTTGATGGAGCTGGATGCAGCTGTGGGGGCCCTGATGACCACTGTGGAAGACCTGGGGCTGCTTGAGGAGACACTGGTCATCTTCACTGCAGACAACGG ACCAGAGACGATGCGCATGTCCAGTGGCGGCTGCTCTGGCCTCCTGAGATGTGGAAAGGGAACAACCTTCGAGGGTGGTGTTCGAGAGCCTGCCTTGGCCTTCTGGCCAGGCCACATTGCTCCTG GTGTGACCCACGAGCTGGCCAGCTCCCTGGACCTGTTTCCCACCCTGGCATCCCTGACTGGAGCCCCACTGCCCAATATCACCTTGGATGGCGTTGACCTTAGCCCTCTGTTTCTGGGCATAGGCAAG AGCCCTCGGCGATCTCTCTTCTTCTATCCGGCCTACCCAGACGAGGTCTATGGGGTCTTTGCTGTGCGGAGTGGGAAGTACAAAGCTCACTTCTTCACCCAGG CGACACCACCCCGGATGCTGCctgccatgccaccagccctctGA